From a region of the Romeriopsis navalis LEGE 11480 genome:
- the bioD gene encoding dethiobiotin synthase gives MDVLFIAGTDTDAGKTVLTSALAAYWLKHFPEQSLGIMKPLQSGTGDREHYTQLFSLNQTAAELNPIHFEAPLAPPLAADLAGADVRLDLAWQTFEKLRQRSQLLLVEGLGGLGSPVTHELTVADLAWDWHLPTVLVVPVKLGAIGQAIANVAMARQAKVHLKGIVLSCATPCTAEQIEQWANADMIESFTSIPVLGLLPYLDDLNDREALSQAAAALDLEQFFPLPFKQVA, from the coding sequence ATGGACGTACTTTTCATTGCTGGCACCGACACCGATGCTGGGAAAACTGTGCTCACATCGGCACTAGCTGCCTATTGGCTCAAACATTTTCCCGAGCAGTCCCTGGGGATCATGAAACCGCTACAATCCGGAACGGGCGATCGCGAACATTACACCCAGCTGTTTAGCCTCAATCAAACAGCCGCAGAGCTTAACCCCATTCACTTTGAGGCTCCCCTCGCGCCACCCCTGGCCGCCGACTTAGCCGGGGCCGATGTGCGACTGGATCTGGCTTGGCAAACCTTTGAAAAACTGCGCCAACGATCGCAATTACTTCTCGTTGAGGGCTTAGGTGGCCTCGGTTCACCCGTAACGCACGAATTGACAGTGGCCGACCTCGCTTGGGATTGGCATTTGCCGACCGTACTCGTGGTGCCCGTCAAGTTAGGGGCAATTGGGCAAGCCATCGCCAATGTCGCCATGGCACGGCAAGCCAAAGTCCACCTAAAAGGCATTGTTTTGAGTTGTGCAACGCCTTGCACCGCCGAACAGATTGAACAGTGGGCCAATGCCGACATGATTGAGTCTTTCACCAGTATTCCAGTACTGGGTTTGCTGCCCTATCTTGACGACCTGAACGATCGAGAAGCCCTCAGCCAAGCAGCGGCCGCCTTAGATTTGGAACAATTCTTCCCGCTGCCCTTCAAGCAAGTTGCTTAA